Within Spinacia oleracea cultivar Varoflay chromosome 4, BTI_SOV_V1, whole genome shotgun sequence, the genomic segment AAGAAAATCCAGTATTTTTGGTTCCATTGCTAATATGAGAGAATCTGCTATCTCCATTGTTTTATGTGTTCTTGTCGTTGCACTTGGCCCTATTCAATTTGGCTTCACCGTATTTTTTTTCCCTCTCTCcctttaattttttctttcgtATTTTTAGTTCTAATGTTTAGGTTTTATCTTTTTTAAATTATGAGTCGGgattttttatatttaatttttgCAGTGTGGGTATTCATCCCCAACACAATCCTCCATTATGAAGGATCTTGACCTTGAAGTGAAGTAGCTAGCCTGATTGTCTTTCAATGGATGAAGTCAGTgacaaaggagagagagagagaaaaaaaagaaaaagaaatgggtAGGTTAGTGGGTGGATTAATTAGGGTATTAATTAATGGATTAATTAGGGGGATTAGTAAGTTAATTAGATGTTAATTGGTTTATTATAGAGTCAATACGTCATTAAAAGTATTTGGTGTattaagtattgaaataggGGTAGTTGGACTATTACGTATTGAAATAAGggtattttatatattattgaaacttgattgaCATTTGGAGAATTATGGTCAAATtaagggtatttcatgaaaaaaatcgaaaaaacaaATTGAGGGATATTTcagtaatattattgttatatgaATAATAATTAAAGTTCAAAACTTTATAAGTGTTATGATTGGAGGGCGGCGTGCTCCATATCAgatatgtttttacaaaaacatataaccctactaaacgacaaaataggGATAAAACAAGCATTGAAACATGTGTCATTTTTTAAAGaacaaatgccatttttgaaaaacagatgccatttttgaaaaacagataaccattttccaaaaaaaatcattttgtcTTTTAGTGTTTGTCTTTAGGCTATTTTATCATTTTGTGGGGTGATATGTTTTTGTGAAAACATACATATCACCCCAACAAAGTAAGAATAAGACAATCATTAAAACAAAATAGGTTAATTGTACAAACAGTGGAGTGTGTTCTACGAAGTACAATTTAGGGTtcgttttttcgcatatctgatatgtgtggaaacacacatatcaactaaaagacaaatagctaaaagacaaaaaagaaagtactattcatgtaaaaaaagtactattctgttaaaaaaagtaccattctgtaaaaaaaagtaccatttgtgtttagaaaagtacaatttaattacttttttgtcatttttcctattttgtcttatattctgatatgtatttccccatacatatctgatatgtatttccccatacatatctgatatgtatttccccatacatatctgatatgtatttccccatacatatctgatatgtatttgtacttcctcgTACAATTCACTCCTAATTCCACGTCATGACTCAAAACAGGTTAATTGTACAAACAGTTGCTTATTCACCGGCAGATCCCACGCAGTCACGCTCACCGCCAAAACACAAAACCCATATCCACccaatattaattaaaaaagtaaaaaaaacaaaagaaaaaacccTCCTCCTTTTTCTCTTTTCTGCAAGAACAACAAATTAACCTGACTgaactcactttctctctctacctcAAACTTCTTCATTTTTTGTCTCAATTCTCCATGGGAAGACCTCGAGGTTCCAAACGCACCCTTGATACCTTTACCATTAAACCCCTAAACAAGCCCATCAAGCgtaattctctctctaaaccCTCCCCcctttatttctctctctagacaGGGTAAAAATGTAAAACTCATTCATCTCCTTGTTTTTTTACAGCGGGAGACTGCGTCCTGATGAAGCCGGCAGATCCCTCGAATCTTTCCTACGTGGCGCGCGTTGAGAGGATAGAATCCGACTCACGTGGGACCAATGCCCGTGTCCACGTGCGGTGGTATTACCGGCCGGAGGAGTCGATCGGTGGTCGGCGGCAGTTTCATGGGTCGAAGGAGCTGTTTCTTTCGGATCATTTCGATGTTCAAAGCGCTGATACCATTGAAGGGAAGTGTACGGTTCATAGTTTTAAGAGTTATACTAAGCTTGATGCTGTTGGAAACGACGATTTCTTCTGTCGTTTTGAGTACAACTGTTCTACCGGTGCTTTTACCCCTGATCGCGTTGCCGTGTATGTACTCTCTCTCATCCTCTTTGATTATTGGCTAATTAGGGATTTTTGgggtttttgaatttgattgttAATTGGAAATAGGAGAGTGTGGGTTTGGGGTAATTAGCTGATTTTATAAATATGAATGTTGGATTTTGTTCCTACCGGGTTGTTAGATTGTTTAGTTTAGgtaaaatttgatttgattttttattttctattttttttgtgaGTTGGATTTGGAAATGTGATATTTTGCATTTCTGCTGTGAACTTATTTGGTTGAGCTGTGCTGAAATGTGGGAATTTGTTTCatttgattgaattgaaaattgagGAGAAACAGGGAAAATTGGAGACTGGAGAGTTATTTTTGGATGATTTGTTATTTGTTTATGGGAATTTGGGTTGTTTTTATATTAATTTATACTGTTCAGTTTGCCTATATGGCAAAAATGAGTACTCGTATGTGtttggtttttcttttctttctttggcAAATATTTTGAGAGGAACTGAAACTCGGTAAGAATGTGATAATTTACAATTAGTTGTTATCTAATACGGTTGAGCTGTGCTGGGCTGTGGAATTGAGTTGGAGTTTTTCTGTTGAACTGGATGTGGTTTTCAGTTAAAAGTGATTGATCTATCGATATTCGAGTATTTGTTGTGTCCTACCACTCTGCTTTGGGATTAATGGTTACTGTATTCAGCTCTATTGTTGAAATTTGGAAATGCGGGGTTTGTTAGGTTTGTCTACTGTAACTGAAGATTTTTAGTGATTTTGGATTGTTATTGCAGGTACTGCAAGTGTGAAATGCCGTACAATCCCGATGATTTGATGGTCCAGTGTGAGTCATGCAGTGATTGGTGAGTCCTAAATTTGAGATTTACCTCATTTTCGTGTAGTTTGGTTGTCTTGTGTAATGTTATGATTCTTCCAAGTGGGTACTCTGGAGATTTGAAATTTTGCTTTGCTCTCTGAGTTTTGGCTTCAAATTTAGTCACCAAGTTAATATTGTGGTTGGTAAATATTGCTGATGTCCATCGTTAATCTGGGAGTAGAAACTTCACCAGGTGGGGCAGAGATGACAAGTGAAATGATTTTTTCTTTACAATGTGTTGTGGTTACAccaaggctccgtttggtttaaCAGAAAGTCATTTTCAGTGAAAAATGATTTTCGATGGAAAGAATATTTCAAGGAAAAACGCAATTCCAAACTAGCTATCCTTTGTTCGGTTCCTTACAAGAAATGTCatagagaaaagaaaaatgggATTGGATGGGTGAGGATTGATGGGAAGAGATAAGAGGGAGGTAAGAAgaaaaagtggtttcccttccTTTCAAGTGGAAAATACTTTCCACCCTTCAGAGTGTTATTTTCCATGGAAAGTTGTTTTCCTTCTTTGCCAAAATAGACAACGAAAAATGATTAAAAGGGGAACATAATTTTCCTGGATAACATTTACACCGAACCCAAACACTCTCCAATAGATGAAGGGCTCTGATATTTCTGTAGGCTCACTTATGAAATACAGAATAGAGTTTTGTGCTCAATAATTTTTTATTGCAGAACCTGGGTTTGCTATAGTTACTACAAAAACCTTGATATTCTCTGATGAGTAACCTTACATAGTGATTTGCATTCTTATGCAGGTTCTGTGAGGAGTTTTGTAAGCTTCTTCTACTCGATCATTCCCTTCCCAGATCTCATAATTTTTTTGGCCCTTGTGATAAATTTTTGGTAATTGTTGTTTGAGAAAAACAGCAACTTTTGAAAGACTTGATGGTATTCCATTGTATTTGTTGTCTGTTTCTCTGTCAAATGGGGTTCTCAATCTCTTTTTTTGGTGATTTAAAGCTGGTGTCCTGCCTTTCCCTGTGATCCCACAAATTTATAACATTTAATGCTATTATTCAGCCTCCTTTACCTCCCTTTCTCATTAATCCTTGGGGTTTTGCCTTGTATACTCAGGTTTCACCCTGCTTGTATAGAAATGACGGCAGAAGAAGCTAAAAGACTTGATCACTTCTTCTGCCAAAATTGTTCCTCCGAAGATCCAAAGAAGTTGCAGAACTCACATGCTGCATCTAGACATTCTGATACGAAGGTATATGACTTCCTCGTGTGGTAGCTTTTAATAAATTCTCTTTAGGTGTACACAATAATGGGATATTCTGCTTTTTCACCTATAGTCTAAAATATCCGATCCGACCAATTATGAAGAGTGTTAACCAAAAAGGATAAGTTTTGCTGAATCAAAGCTTGTTTACTCTGTTATTGGAACATGGAAGGAGGAAACTTGTTTGTTGTAAAAAGTGGAGTTGTTTTGGGTTGGAAGAGCACCGCTTTGCAtgtaaatcaattagttaactggGTTGTACGGTGTTGATAACAACTTTCACTAGAATAGTGGGCACTAAGCTTGAATTGAGTATGGGAGAAATAGAGAACTAGGATCAAGGTGAAAAATTGTGAAGGAACTAGGAAGAAAGCTTAAAGTAATATTAGTGCTCTTGAAAACTGGATATTTGATGGCTGCTCTTCAGTTGCATTTAAAGAATTCAGTTTTGAATACAGATCTAAAATAAGTTAGGTgcaaattatgttttcttgagcTCTTTGGGTTATGTTTTGAATCTCTAATAGCAACTAGTGTGCATGGAAGAAAGCTGACTGATTAATGGAAGAGTGGGTTCATATACTCTACTCCCTAATATCCTTGTCACTGACTTATTAGTCATAAACTCACAATAGACATTTTTTAGGGGGGTTTATGTTTGTATCCtgtttttacattttttttagttttccaATTCATAAAATCTTCTGGATTCTAAAGTTGATTATTTGAGTAAATGTCACTAGGGATAGGAAACCGGTATGGAATGATGGTGTTTCAGAAGTGGGATAATGGATGTATACTGTCAATTTCTTTCCCCCAAGGATTGCTgcagaataataaaaaaatcagcATTTTCTCGGCACGCTGTTTGGGATCTCTAATGATTTGTCATGTTGATAATTGTGAAATGTTGTTATAATTATGGTATGCATGTTTCTAGACATTTCACTCTTCAGCTCTGCATTCTTATTTGTATTTTGGCATTTCTCAATCAACATATTACATATGTTTGGAAAAATAGATCTTGATAAATTTTcaagtgtttttttttaaatgctaAGACTTGAATTTTCCCTATTCTTGATTGCTCTTGGGAGCCTAGGATGTCAGAACCATCACGTTTGGCCCTCTTTTACTCAGccatcaaaaattcaaaacttaaGGCCCAGGAGATCACTACTTGTATCATCTTTTGGGTGGGGGTATGGCATTGATGAAGAGCACTTTGACAGGGATTCACTATTTACGGAGTAATGCTTCTAATGTGCAGCTTTTAGAACCAAGTTCTCTGTTTATGTGTTGGCAAGTTGCTTTGTTTTGGGTACTAGGGACGAGATATATTATAACACGTTTACACTTCCTCTGTTTTTTAGTTGCAACCGTTTGACTTGCACACTTGTCAATGCAACTTAGACCATAAATATATTTGATTATTTAcaagtaaaagttataaaaagttgatattgaaAATATGCGTTGAGACTTATCttacaagatctcacatgacatATTTATGTAGCTTACCTATATATCAACATAGATGGTCAAAATGCTTTCAGCTAAACCTGTGTTTAGattactttttatattttacatTGGTTTTTTTTGGGGTGGGGGTGAGAGTGGGACTGTCGCGCACCTAAGAGTAGTGAGGCACTTGGTTGTAACTGGAGCATTGTACATGGACATGGTAATGTTAAGAGTACAAGAAGGAAATTGCAGGTCCATGATTTAGGCTATTATTACATCTGGTTTTGAAACCAGCTTGCTCATTGGCTATTGCTGTATGCAGTAGTTGAGCTGAATTGtagaattttttttatctttcaAAGATGAGTCATTTAGCAGAATTATCAGTTGTCTTGAATTGTGGTGGATGTCAATTCTTCCGCTCGTTGGAGGGTTGCATTACTAAAACTGATTGTAAATTTCTGATTGTAAATTTCTGAATTGTCATGAAGAAATGACAAGAAACATGGAATACCCCAGTTGGACAAAAAAATCTTGTGTATCAAATCAATTAAGTTTTTGGTAGTCCAAGAAGAAAATGATTGAGAGTTTTACGTGATTTTAAGAATTACGCTTTGGCCTATTTGTGATGATTAAAGGGTATACTTTGTAGTATATTGTGCTTAAATTCATTGCTCTGTATTTCTGTAATACTTTTGTAATACTTTTGGttgtgttactttttttttgctGGTCTTACAAATTTGAATATGGATATTTCAGGTGGACACTAAACGTCGTAGAAGGTGATGTATAGTGGTGGGACTCTATAAGTAGTGTTATGAGGTAGGTGTATATTGAGACCGGTTATTTTGGTTTCTGAATTGACCTTCCGTAGCCTCCCAAACAGAAGATTGCCGCTCAAAAGTAAAAACCACAGTTATGACTTTGAAGAGTAGTTCCTCTTGTGTTTTCTTGAAGGTCAAGGATGTGTTTCCTGTAACATTGTACGTTGGTTAGAGTGGTTATCGTGTTTTAGGTTATATATACAAAGAGGAATGTGTAGGAAGGGTATTTTGATGTAGTATATAGAGGTTATATGTAGAGGTTATAGAATGCACATATTTGTATGTCTGTTGTTGCTATTAGACTTGACTTCAACGCAACAAAGGAGGTGATTTCctatcaataatcaataatgaaATGAGGTGCTGCATCATATACATGTTCGTAGAAAGATTCACCTGTGTGTCGGTTGTTGCTGCTTTGGATTAACGTTAAGCTAGGTTGTGGCCGCGATGGGGTAGGCATGGACTATCTCTTAGTCTAATCAAGTAGGTTCGTGCCTTTTCATATCGTGCTAGCAATAGAGTTGTGCAACGTGAATAAACAGTTAGTTCTTCGCACCAAAAGTAATACTCCATACCAAGTATATATAAGTTGTTTCAAGCACGTGAAAAACAAGCTACAATCATACAAAGATTACCAGTCCAGTGAAAAAATACGGATGCAATGTTAATCGACGACAACCTCACACAGGGAAATGCGAGACATTTTTTCAACAAAGTTATAGATAATCGATAAAGATATTATATTATCCCTTCTTTTTTAGTTGATATTGTTTGTACATCGTTTTTTTGTTGTCTATGTATATGCAAAATATTGTCAGGTGAGTTCTTATTAAATTCATCTTGAAACATATTTTCAAAATGTCCAACTTTTGATGATATTTACTTTTacttaattaaatatattaatgatAAAAAAACGTGCATTAGAAAATGCGACCAAAGAAATGTGTCAACTAAATAAGACTGGAAGAAGTTATAAACATGGAGAGAAGAACACATTTGGCCGTTTAAAGGCAATTAAAGAACAATTAAGCATTGTAAATTGATGGAACGCAACATTTACTTTGGTAGAACACTTGTTTCTACCACTCATATTTCGTGGGAACTCTCTTGATTAGCTCACATCTTAACTTATGCATACAACATATTTATAGTTGGTATATCCtagtttctagatttttctataCTTGTCATTTATCTAGATTCTtcttaactactccctccgtcccggaatactcgacccggtttgaccggcacagagtttaagggacttgaattgacttatttaatttaataggtagtagttgatagtggggtattattttaatgtagttagtgagaggtgggttaagaggtggggttggggttgaatttttaattattttttgtatggagtagggggtaggtgggttaataggggtggagtgagaaataatataatattgttagaatattttcatttttagaaacatgtcaagtattaagggacgacccgataaggaaaacaggtcaagtattccgggacggagggagtagatatTTCTTAAGTAAATTCTAGACATTATTTTAACTAGATTTTTCCACACACTTTACTACTGGATTTTTGTATAGTACATTCTAGATTTAGATTTTTCCAGATTAACATTTTAACAGCATCTTGAAAGTGACCGAATATTGTAGGAGCATATCATCCCCTTCATCTGAATTAATTAACAATTCAGAAGTTTTTGTTGTAGTAGTAATTGAGCCTCAAACATCCCCCCAATCCAATCAACTTTCGTGAGATACAAGTTACAAGTTCAAACACAAGTTGCAAGCTGCATACACATTATGCAAACATGAAACCTGAGGAAATCATATACTGATTTTCTGAGAAAGAAAGAGTTCAAATTACCGCCTGTGTACCAGAATTTAGCAGTATATAATAGTTGATGGTACAACAGAAGCTGATGCAACAATCTCATCTGCAATTTGACAAGCAAGTATACCATTTCTGAAGTCATTACTTGAAGCAGTAATCATTTAATTTTACCCAGTTAAGAACTCAATCCGACAACTCAATGAACTCCTTCCTTATATGTAAGCATGAATAGCTTCTTGCAGAGTTGCAGACTTTGTATTTATTCCATATAACATGTGGATCAACCACTGTTCAACGTTTTTCTTTAGCAAAAGATAAAGCATATATGCTTATTTAGCTGCTATCATACTCTTACAAAAGTTGATCGACATTGCAATGCAATATCATTCTACAATTTGACAATGTAGTTCACCATTACTCAAGTCATTACTTGAAGCAGTAATCATATTACCAGAAAACTCGATCTGACAACCCAATGAACTCCTTGACAGCATGTAAAGCTCTTTACAGAACTTGTATTCATTCCATAACTGATATTGCTTACGTTCATATTCTTCATCATATTTTATAATTGAAACATAAAGGTGCTCCAAAACAGTTGCATCCCTTAAAATGTCATTTAGCAGCTTCTCTTGCCCATAATCATTATTTCCAAGCATATATAGTACCTCCATCTTCTTCAGCTTCACTAACAACCAAGATGGTATttgtacggggtgtcctaccggcaccaCTTGGTACCGGCAGAACTCCTCGTAGGTAAACTTAACCTGCAGGTAATCTGGTCATCTTAGGTAAACAGCACCTATCTGCAATATTTGCAAGACCCCTACCGGCGTTATCATGAGGACAACCAACCACTATCAACAGGTCGTTATCTAACCACAAGGGACCACCTGATCGTACCTttggattggtctatataaggagcacctcatttattgctatgaggtacacaaacacttaaacacacttctttcttactcACTGATTAGCTCTTAATCACTTCTTAATCcctcagtaatcttacttaagcttcggaggggggatcctcgaaccacccccgaggctagttaatccattctgttgtgcagatatCAACCGACACTCTCATCAGGAATCAagtatcccacagtcagctgttctcattccacacccggaacaattggcgctagaaggaggggacctcATCCCTTGCAACGGTAGAACAGTCAGTATGGATCTCTCACAGAAAGACggtaaaaaatcaaagaaaagtcaAGAAAAAGCAGCAACTCCACAACCGGCGACAACCTCCAAATTCCAACCCTCACTTGTAAACCCAGCCCATCCATTACAAGCACAATCAATTCTAAACCCAGCAACAAAAAACACCTCGGTACCGGCACAAAAAGAGTTCACAGTGGAGGACGATGATGAGTTAGAAATGGAAAGCCCTGCCAGAGAGCAAACAAAAACTCCTCTGGAGCAGACGCTGCAGGAGCGCCTGTCTCCCCTATCGGAAGTATTCACGGGAGAACAATTGAAAACACTGTCGGCGGTGATGGCCGCTTTGTCAGAGTTACCGGCCTCACAGCAGCCAGGCTCAGTCGGCAGTCTAAGAAAGACCAAGTCGGCGAATCCCCAGTTACCCGTTAGGGATCTCCTAACCGCCCTGAATCAAGAAAACACCCCGGAAAAAAGAAAGCGCTCGGATCCGACGGAAACATAGTGGCCTGAAACAGAGCAAGTCCCCACCACTGAATATGAGCGAAGAGCGCCGGTTCTACAGATAGCTAGACGGCAGACAATCCATCCAAAAGATTCTCCTCTGTGCCGAGAAATCCTAGAAGAAAGGATGGAAAAGATAAAAATCCCGACAGGGAGATACGATGGGACAACGGATCTGGAGGATCACTGCACCACATTCGAACAACACATGATGCTGTACACAGATTCTGACGCCATGTGGTGCAAGGTATTCCCGTCCACACTCTTAGGAGTTGCAGCAAGCTGGTATAAGGGCATAGAGGCACACTCCATTTACAGTTTTCGACAGCTGCAGGCGTCATTTTTGTCACGATTTGTGAGCaaacagaagagaaagaaatcGTCGGGAGAGTTAATGTCGTTCTCTCAAAGAGATAGAGAGCCATTAAGAGATTACCTCACCCGCTTTAACAACGAATCAATCACTATTCCCAACCTACAGCAGGAGGTTGCGGTTCTGGCTCTGATGAGAGGAATGTAAGAGTGCGAATTCAAGAAGTACCTCAGCCGGAAATCATACACTAATCTGGGCGACGTCCTGCACAAGGAAAATGAGTATATCAGGGGGGATGAAATGATGAAGATCTCCAATGTGGTAGTGGCAACCAGCGGAAATGTCGGATACAATCCAAGCTATAACCCCCAGGCGGGAAAAGGAGGAAACAATTTTCACCAGAACGGTAATCAGCAAGGGGCAAGCCAGAAAAACCAGAATAACAGAAATGCCAATCCACAGGGGCAGAGACC encodes:
- the LOC110796325 gene encoding chromatin remodeling protein SHL isoform X1, whose product is MGRPRGSKRTLDTFTIKPLNKPIKPGDCVLMKPADPSNLSYVARVERIESDSRGTNARVHVRWYYRPEESIGGRRQFHGSKELFLSDHFDVQSADTIEGKCTVHSFKSYTKLDAVGNDDFFCRFEYNCSTGAFTPDRVAVYCKCEMPYNPDDLMVQCESCSDWFHPACIEMTAEEAKRLDHFFCQNCSSEDPKKLQNSHAASRHSDTKVDTKRRRR
- the LOC110796325 gene encoding chromatin remodeling protein SHL isoform X3 gives rise to the protein MGRPRGSKRTLDTFTIKPLNKPIKPGDCVLMKPADPSNLSYVARVERIESDSRGTNARVHVRWYYRPEESIGGRRQFHGSKELFLSDHFDVQSADTIEGKCTVHSFKSYTKLDAVGNDDFFCRFEYNCSTGAFTPDRVAVYCKCEMPYNPDDLMVQCESCSDWWTLNVVEGDV
- the LOC110796325 gene encoding chromatin remodeling protein SHL isoform X2, which codes for MGRPRGSKRTLDTFTIKPLNKPIKPGDCVLMKPADPSNLSYVARVERIESDSRGTNARVHVRWYYRPEESIGGRRQFHGSKELFLSDHFDVQSADTIEGKCTVHSFKSYTKLDAVGNDDFFCRFEYNCSTGAFTPDRVAVYCKCEMPYNPDDLMVQCESCSDWFHPACIEMTAEEAKRLDHFFCQNCSSEDPKKLQNSHAASRHSDTKG
- the LOC130471985 gene encoding uncharacterized protein; protein product: MEKIKIPTGRYDGTTDLEDHCTTFEQHMMLYTDSDAMWCKVFPSTLLGVAASWYKGIEAHSIYSFRQLQASFLSRFVSKQKRKKSSGELMSFSQRDREPLRDYLTRFNNESITIPNLQQEVAVLALMRGM